Proteins from one Pseudobdellovibrionaceae bacterium genomic window:
- the mraY gene encoding phospho-N-acetylmuramoyl-pentapeptide-transferase: MLYQLLYSMADEVSAFNVFRYITVRTFISFFTGFLLCWIWGPYFINRLRDFQIGQTIREDGPQTHKKKAGTPTMGGGLILLSTLIPCLLWADMLSPLVWGVLLVTWGFGAIGYVDDWLKVSKKNTKGLSGKLRLALEFLISGGVILLLNHYYGLPTAIHLPFFKNIAIELGPMYFVFGSLVVVGTANAVNLTDGLDGLAIVPVMIAATTLGLFAYLAGHVGIANYLQIPVISGAGELAPVAATIVAAGLGFLWFNTYPAQVFMGDVGSLSLGGFLGIMAVITQNELLMILLGGVFVVEALSVITQVISFKLTGKRVFKMAPIHHHFELKGLTETKIIVRFWIISILLAVLSLSTLKLR; encoded by the coding sequence ATGTTGTATCAGCTTCTGTATTCCATGGCCGACGAGGTCTCTGCTTTCAACGTCTTCCGCTACATCACCGTTCGTACGTTCATCAGCTTCTTCACGGGTTTTTTGCTGTGTTGGATCTGGGGCCCCTATTTCATCAATCGCCTGCGTGATTTTCAAATCGGACAGACGATTCGTGAAGACGGTCCGCAAACGCACAAGAAAAAAGCGGGCACGCCGACCATGGGGGGCGGGCTCATCTTGTTGTCGACGCTGATCCCCTGTCTTCTTTGGGCCGATATGTTGAGCCCGCTCGTCTGGGGTGTGCTTTTGGTGACGTGGGGTTTCGGGGCGATCGGTTACGTCGACGATTGGCTGAAAGTGTCCAAGAAAAACACCAAGGGACTTTCGGGGAAGCTGCGCCTGGCTTTGGAGTTCTTGATTTCGGGTGGAGTGATTCTGCTGCTCAATCATTACTACGGTCTGCCGACGGCGATTCATTTGCCGTTCTTCAAGAACATCGCGATCGAGCTCGGTCCGATGTATTTCGTTTTCGGCTCCTTGGTGGTCGTGGGTACGGCGAATGCCGTGAATTTGACGGACGGGCTGGATGGCCTGGCGATCGTGCCGGTGATGATCGCGGCGACGACGCTGGGGCTTTTCGCGTACCTCGCGGGTCACGTGGGCATCGCGAATTACCTGCAAATCCCGGTCATCTCGGGCGCGGGTGAGCTGGCGCCGGTCGCGGCGACGATCGTGGCCGCGGGGCTGGGCTTCTTGTGGTTCAACACCTATCCGGCCCAAGTCTTCATGGGCGATGTCGGCAGCCTTTCGCTGGGCGGCTTTTTGGGTATCATGGCGGTCATCACGCAGAACGAACTGCTGATGATCCTGCTGGGCGGCGTTTTCGTCGTCGAGGCGTTGTCGGTGATCACGCAGGTGATCTCGTTCAAACTGACCGGTAAGCGCGTCTTCAAGATGGCGCCGATCCACCACCATTTCGAACTAAAAGGGCTGACCGAGACGAAAATCATCGTGCGCTTCTGGATCATCAGTATCCTGCTCGCGGTTTTGAGTCTCAGTACGCTGAAATTGAGGTAA
- the murD gene encoding UDP-N-acetylmuramoyl-L-alanine--D-glutamate ligase, whose translation MFQDVSELKDKRILVVGLGKTGASLAHFLVEHGAQVTITDHKSKPELAAQLEQMGDLPIKFDLGGHQPKTFLQQDLVILSPGVPSTLKIFEYARSQGIKITGEFEFSSQFVKEPMIAVTGTNGKTTSAKLIQAMISESGINAWLGGSLGTPLVDYLRQKEKAQVVIAEVSSYMLETCETFNPTNILFMNLAENHLDRYRSMEDYVNAKRRVFRNVNIGTTSILNADDNAVVELARDPAVQRGKIFYFSRKQALEPQIMNIGGAVNMGSQIVVRTGPEKEYYNIQNLKLRGKHSIENMMAAILAAREHGATHEAVQRVIDSFRGLAHRLEYVRKVGGVLFFNDSKATNVHAVLRALDSFDENVILIAGGKETNLSFEALRNMIRRKVKTLILVGEAKERINRDLGDYCETFLIGTFEEAVLIAYQKSRIGDIVLLSPGCPSFDMFDSFEERGDYFKEIVRKFS comes from the coding sequence ATGTTTCAAGATGTGAGTGAATTGAAGGATAAACGTATTCTGGTCGTCGGCTTGGGAAAGACGGGCGCGTCGCTCGCGCACTTTTTGGTCGAGCACGGCGCGCAGGTCACGATCACGGATCACAAATCCAAGCCCGAGCTCGCCGCGCAGCTCGAACAGATGGGCGACTTGCCGATCAAGTTCGACTTGGGCGGACACCAACCCAAGACTTTCTTGCAGCAGGATCTGGTCATCCTGAGCCCCGGCGTTCCTTCGACGCTGAAAATCTTCGAATACGCGCGTTCGCAAGGCATCAAGATCACCGGTGAGTTCGAGTTCTCGTCGCAGTTCGTGAAAGAGCCGATGATCGCGGTCACCGGAACGAACGGGAAGACCACGAGCGCGAAGCTGATCCAGGCGATGATTTCCGAGTCGGGGATCAATGCGTGGCTCGGCGGTTCGCTGGGAACGCCGCTGGTCGATTATCTACGCCAGAAGGAAAAAGCGCAGGTCGTGATCGCCGAGGTTTCGAGCTACATGCTCGAAACCTGCGAGACCTTCAATCCCACGAACATCCTGTTCATGAACTTGGCCGAGAATCACCTGGATCGTTACCGTTCGATGGAAGACTACGTGAACGCGAAACGTCGCGTTTTCCGTAACGTGAACATCGGGACGACTTCGATCCTGAACGCGGACGACAACGCGGTCGTCGAGCTCGCGCGCGATCCCGCGGTTCAACGCGGTAAGATCTTCTACTTCTCGCGCAAGCAAGCGCTCGAGCCGCAGATCATGAACATCGGCGGTGCCGTGAACATGGGCTCGCAGATCGTCGTGCGCACCGGGCCCGAGAAAGAGTACTACAACATCCAAAACCTGAAACTGCGCGGAAAGCACTCCATCGAAAACATGATGGCGGCGATCCTGGCGGCGCGCGAGCATGGCGCGACTCACGAAGCGGTTCAGCGCGTGATCGACAGTTTCCGTGGGCTGGCGCACCGTTTGGAATACGTCCGTAAAGTGGGCGGCGTTTTGTTCTTCAACGATTCGAAGGCGACGAACGTGCACGCGGTTTTGCGCGCGCTCGACTCGTTTGACGAAAACGTCATCTTGATCGCGGGCGGGAAAGAAACGAACCTCAGCTTCGAGGCGCTACGGAACATGATCCGCCGGAAGGTCAAAACCTTGATCTTGGTCGGGGAAGCGAAAGAACGCATCAATCGTGACCTTGGGGACTACTGCGAGACCTTCCTGATCGGGACGTTCGAAGAGGCGGTTTTGATCGCTTACCAAAAGTCGAGGATCGGCGATATCGTGCTGCTGTCGCCCGGTTGCCCGAGTTTCGATATGTTTGACAGCTTTGAAGAGCGCGGCGACTATTTTAAAGAGATCGTTCGTAAGTTCTCCTGA
- a CDS encoding UDP-N-acetylmuramoyl-tripeptide--D-alanyl-D-alanine ligase: protein MRATSLQELAAKCPGRVLKTAPGLPENFTGIGTDTRKDLTGQVFWALKGESFDAHDFLVQAVAQGAAAVVVDREPTTALNAHVILVDDTLKALQNYAREVRRGFKAKVVGITGSNGKTSTKEFLASILKPEMKVHWNPGSFNNHFGLPFNLLQTPDDAEVVIAEMGMNHAGELTELCRIAEPDVVVCTMVGSAHIEHFGSNEKIAAAKEEIYLASPARTVRVYNDDNVWTRKMGERAPTEFPVAKILHFSNQETALAKKSVDVVLVRDDQASARGLAVRGRIGDVEGRAETTLLGDHNVTNLAAAAGVAYALGVAPVKLWKNLELCKPHWGRMQLLRAAKGTGILFDGYNANPESMYAMLESLATPAVQRASAGGKTFAVLAEMRELGTSAEEAHFELGRRTARAKLSGVYFYGPSSAHFQRGVEAENPSAEMLKNTIISDSYKEELALRMASMLNPKDLVAVKASRGMKSEQFVLLLEPHDFHAKG, encoded by the coding sequence ATGCGCGCGACCAGCCTGCAGGAACTTGCCGCGAAATGCCCGGGCCGCGTGCTGAAGACCGCGCCCGGTCTTCCCGAGAACTTCACGGGCATCGGCACCGATACCCGCAAGGACCTGACGGGACAAGTGTTCTGGGCGCTGAAGGGGGAAAGCTTCGACGCGCACGATTTCCTCGTGCAAGCGGTCGCGCAGGGCGCGGCGGCGGTGGTCGTCGACCGTGAACCGACGACGGCGCTGAATGCGCACGTGATCCTCGTCGACGATACTCTGAAGGCCCTGCAAAACTACGCGCGGGAAGTTCGTCGCGGGTTCAAGGCGAAAGTGGTCGGCATTACGGGGTCGAATGGGAAGACTTCGACGAAGGAGTTTCTGGCTTCGATCCTGAAACCCGAGATGAAGGTTCACTGGAACCCGGGAAGCTTCAACAATCACTTCGGGCTGCCGTTCAACCTGCTGCAGACTCCCGACGATGCGGAGGTCGTGATCGCCGAGATGGGGATGAACCACGCGGGCGAACTGACCGAGCTGTGCCGGATCGCGGAGCCCGACGTGGTCGTGTGCACGATGGTGGGTTCGGCGCACATCGAACACTTCGGCTCGAACGAAAAAATCGCGGCGGCGAAAGAGGAAATTTATCTGGCTTCGCCCGCGCGGACGGTGCGTGTGTATAACGACGACAACGTCTGGACCCGCAAGATGGGCGAACGCGCGCCGACGGAGTTTCCCGTCGCGAAGATCCTGCACTTTTCGAATCAAGAGACGGCGCTTGCGAAAAAATCCGTGGACGTGGTGCTGGTCCGCGACGACCAAGCGAGCGCTCGGGGTTTGGCCGTGCGCGGGCGGATCGGCGACGTCGAAGGTCGCGCCGAGACGACTTTGCTTGGCGATCACAACGTGACGAATCTTGCGGCGGCGGCGGGAGTGGCGTACGCGCTGGGCGTCGCACCCGTGAAGCTGTGGAAGAATTTGGAGCTTTGCAAACCGCACTGGGGTCGTATGCAGCTTTTGCGCGCGGCGAAGGGCACGGGGATTTTGTTCGACGGTTACAACGCGAATCCCGAAAGCATGTACGCGATGCTGGAAAGCCTCGCGACGCCCGCGGTGCAGCGGGCTTCGGCGGGCGGCAAGACGTTCGCGGTGCTCGCCGAAATGCGCGAGCTCGGCACCTCGGCGGAAGAAGCTCATTTCGAGCTGGGGCGGCGGACCGCGCGCGCGAAGCTTTCGGGGGTTTACTTCTATGGCCCGTCGAGCGCGCATTTTCAGCGCGGCGTGGAGGCCGAAAACCCTTCGGCAGAGATGTTAAAAAACACAATAATATCAGATAGTTATAAAGAAGAACTTGCGCTCCGAATGGCGTCTATGCTAAACCCCAAAGATCTTGTGGCCGTCAAAGCCTCTCGGGGCATGAAATCAGAGCAATTCGTTCTGCTTTTGGAACCTCACGACTTCCACGCGAAAGGCTAG
- the ftsW gene encoding putative lipid II flippase FtsW, translating into MTLLGMGLVQVYSSSYIYATESFGNGLLFFQKQAFFVLLSFLTMLFFARVNFELLRKWGWTMWLVAAAGVALTLIPGLGVRVGGAHRWLAMPLGFRLEPSEFLKVLLPLFLATLCIRPLTGMARMPLGFLLVSLFAPFALLLLQPDFGSFTLMTFVMMAFLFVFGLKWRYIFAGLATALPAFYFLVMAVPYRRARVMSFLDPWSDPEQAGFQVIQSLLSFSSGGATGVGLGQGQGKLFFLPEAHTDFTLAVLGEETGFVGFFIVMSLYAFLIFRGLRIAARSEDNFIRSLATGLTTLFAMNVFINVGVALGLLPTKGLTLPFMSYGGSSLVAMGILFGLLLNLERQANLSSRHG; encoded by the coding sequence ATGACCCTGCTGGGCATGGGGCTCGTGCAAGTTTACAGCTCAAGCTACATCTACGCGACCGAGTCCTTCGGGAACGGGCTTCTGTTCTTTCAGAAGCAGGCCTTCTTCGTGCTGCTGTCCTTTCTGACGATGCTGTTCTTCGCGCGCGTGAACTTTGAGCTGCTGCGGAAGTGGGGCTGGACGATGTGGCTGGTCGCTGCGGCCGGGGTCGCGTTGACGCTGATCCCGGGCTTGGGCGTGCGGGTCGGGGGTGCGCACCGTTGGCTGGCGATGCCGCTCGGATTTCGCCTGGAGCCTTCAGAGTTCCTGAAAGTTCTGCTGCCGCTCTTTCTGGCGACGTTGTGCATTCGTCCGCTGACGGGCATGGCGCGGATGCCGCTGGGATTTTTGCTGGTGAGTCTGTTCGCGCCGTTCGCGCTGTTGCTGCTGCAGCCGGATTTCGGCAGCTTCACACTGATGACTTTCGTGATGATGGCCTTTCTTTTCGTTTTCGGATTGAAGTGGCGCTACATCTTTGCGGGTTTGGCGACGGCCCTGCCGGCATTTTACTTTTTGGTCATGGCCGTTCCCTACCGCCGGGCGCGGGTGATGAGCTTTCTGGATCCGTGGTCGGATCCCGAACAAGCGGGCTTTCAGGTCATCCAGTCGCTGCTGAGTTTTTCGAGCGGGGGCGCGACCGGTGTCGGTTTGGGGCAAGGACAGGGGAAACTTTTCTTCCTACCCGAGGCGCACACGGATTTCACGCTCGCGGTGCTGGGTGAAGAGACCGGCTTCGTGGGATTTTTCATCGTGATGTCTTTGTACGCATTTTTGATTTTCCGCGGCTTGCGGATCGCGGCCCGCAGCGAAGATAATTTCATCCGTTCGCTCGCGACGGGTCTGACGACCTTGTTCGCGATGAACGTGTTCATCAACGTCGGCGTCGCGCTGGGGCTTTTACCCACGAAGGGGTTGACCCTGCCGTTCATGAGCTACGGTGGCTCGTCGCTGGTCGCGATGGGAATCTTGTTCGGCCTGCTTTTGAATTTGGAACGTCAGGCGAACCTCAGCAGTCGTCATGGCTAG
- a CDS encoding cell division protein — protein sequence MKSRIVLLFVGFACLWSFLMLRAARLQFLPHEQLETRYDRLFQTTIKLEPRRGTIFDRKGRELAVSIPAKSLFADPAEVTEPRRAARSLAPLIKMNAKDLEKRLRNKSRRFMWLGRKLDSDVVAKIEALNLKGLSFIEESRRIYPNEKLLAPILGAIGMEGKGLEGLELSLDPILSGERKKVTVRRDARGRPLTVDGKMFIQSPEGSEVFLTIDSEIQHELEKELDNVTMDFDADQAFGVILEPQTGEVVAMGMSPGFDANRALKTNVEKRRNRSVTDTFEPGSVIKALAVAAALEEGLIQPNTRINTENGRMKVGDRWIREADEKHRWQSLTVSEVLAYSSNVGTTKIALDLGDKRLRKYMEQFGFGRKSGIELPGEARGALLPLPWRDHLLSNVSFGQGMTATPLQVAAAYATIANGGIWREPTLVRGQRESGADRMVSLCEGKKDSTKIFCQREEARVVIRPETSQAMRLLLAGVTGSGGTGLNARVEGFPVAGKTGTAQKVAPGGRGYMTGAYISSFAGFLPANDPKYVIYIVVDHPKNRSYYGSQVAAPVFSRMATFISRLEGWAPVLMQEKNMIPNRPSLARAPTNDPLGSFKTRRKFSDPLASSAVEQLRGSADVKVPNFQNLTLREVMESLRGQDVDVRVQGSGVVHQTWPKSGEDWQNKRRLIIQLKPYLKAEKSVPPDYYREATFQPAIRTSF from the coding sequence TTGAAATCACGCATCGTTCTGCTGTTCGTCGGCTTCGCGTGTCTTTGGAGTTTTCTGATGTTGCGGGCGGCACGTCTGCAGTTCCTGCCACACGAGCAACTCGAAACCCGTTACGATCGTTTATTTCAAACCACGATCAAGTTGGAGCCCCGTCGCGGCACGATTTTCGATCGCAAAGGCCGCGAGCTCGCGGTGTCGATTCCCGCGAAATCGCTGTTCGCCGATCCCGCGGAAGTCACCGAGCCCCGTCGCGCGGCGCGCTCGCTCGCACCACTGATCAAAATGAACGCCAAGGATTTGGAAAAACGTTTGCGCAACAAAAGCCGCCGCTTCATGTGGCTGGGGCGCAAATTGGACTCCGACGTCGTGGCGAAGATCGAAGCCCTGAATTTGAAGGGGCTTTCGTTCATCGAGGAATCACGCCGAATCTACCCGAATGAGAAACTCCTGGCGCCGATCTTGGGCGCGATCGGTATGGAGGGGAAGGGCCTTGAGGGACTTGAGCTGAGCCTGGATCCGATCCTGAGCGGTGAACGGAAGAAGGTGACCGTGCGGCGGGACGCGCGAGGCCGTCCGTTGACGGTTGACGGGAAGATGTTCATTCAGTCGCCGGAAGGCAGTGAGGTCTTCCTGACCATCGATTCGGAAATTCAGCACGAACTGGAAAAAGAGCTCGACAACGTCACGATGGATTTCGACGCGGACCAAGCCTTCGGTGTGATCTTAGAACCGCAAACCGGCGAAGTCGTCGCGATGGGAATGTCGCCCGGCTTCGACGCGAATCGCGCGTTGAAAACCAACGTCGAAAAGCGCCGCAATCGCAGCGTCACCGACACTTTCGAACCCGGCTCGGTCATCAAAGCGCTCGCCGTTGCGGCGGCGCTTGAAGAGGGATTGATTCAACCCAATACGCGGATCAACACGGAAAACGGACGCATGAAGGTCGGTGACCGCTGGATTCGTGAAGCCGATGAGAAACACCGCTGGCAGTCGCTCACGGTGAGTGAAGTTCTCGCCTATTCGTCGAACGTCGGTACGACGAAGATCGCCCTCGATCTGGGGGATAAGCGTTTACGTAAATATATGGAGCAGTTCGGTTTCGGTCGCAAATCGGGCATCGAACTTCCCGGCGAGGCGCGCGGCGCTCTTTTGCCGTTGCCTTGGCGCGATCACTTGCTGAGTAACGTTTCGTTCGGTCAGGGCATGACCGCGACTCCGCTTCAGGTCGCCGCGGCTTACGCGACGATCGCGAATGGCGGTATCTGGCGCGAGCCCACGCTGGTGCGTGGACAACGCGAATCCGGCGCGGATCGCATGGTTTCTTTGTGCGAGGGTAAAAAGGACTCCACGAAAATCTTCTGCCAGCGTGAAGAGGCCCGGGTCGTCATCCGCCCCGAAACATCGCAGGCGATGCGACTGCTTCTGGCGGGCGTGACGGGCAGCGGGGGGACGGGGTTGAATGCGCGAGTTGAAGGTTTCCCGGTCGCGGGTAAGACCGGCACCGCGCAGAAGGTGGCTCCCGGCGGGCGTGGATACATGACCGGCGCTTACATTTCGAGTTTCGCGGGCTTCTTGCCGGCAAACGATCCGAAGTACGTCATCTACATCGTCGTCGATCATCCGAAGAACCGCTCGTATTACGGTTCGCAGGTCGCGGCGCCCGTGTTTTCGCGGATGGCGACATTTATTTCGCGATTGGAAGGCTGGGCGCCCGTGCTCATGCAGGAAAAGAACATGATCCCGAACCGCCCCTCGCTCGCGCGCGCGCCGACGAACGATCCCTTGGGCAGTTTCAAAACTCGTCGCAAGTTCTCGGATCCGCTCGCATCGAGCGCGGTGGAACAGCTGCGCGGCTCGGCGGACGTGAAGGTCCCGAATTTTCAAAATCTGACGTTGCGTGAAGTGATGGAGTCGTTACGTGGACAGGACGTCGACGTGCGGGTGCAGGGCTCGGGCGTGGTTCACCAGACGTGGCCCAAATCGGGTGAAGACTGGCAGAATAAACGTCGCTTGATCATCCAGCTGAAGCCTTACCTTAAGGCCGAAAAGTCAGTGCCACCGGATTACTACCGCGAGGCGACGTTTCAGCCCGCGATCCGCACCAGTTTCTAA
- a CDS encoding UDP-N-acetylmuramoyl-L-alanyl-D-glutamate--2,6-diaminopimelate ligase: protein MNLLSLVGVLKDPKNRVGAASTAPGTEGLCFWAAPSAEALQAEVAHVTADSRDVKIVDAIHFGAPTGAPGERGGRSVFVAVRGTKVDGHDYLAQVLASGAAAAVVAEESRVQELVRSGKLQISPADPPVVLVPDTRLALDVLARRLFYDPSHRLLCFGVTGTNGKTSSVYLLEHLLTFAKMPTGVLGTINHHLGEKVWESTHTTPDPVRLQSRLNEMKELGAQAIAMEVSSHALDQHRADGVQFNIVLFTNLTRDHLDYHQTEEAYFKAKERLFTELLWSSQKVPLFAVVNTDDAWGRRLRISGRAGLFTIGQNKDADFRFEVLAQDFAGQRFMLHTPLGDFEGELPLIGKHNLYNAVGAIAAVTAAGLSPDRSLLALKNFGGIPGRLQRVPDRLDRYIFVDYAHTPDALENVLRTLNEIRASLQKGAGASSEHPPRILTLFGCGGDRDKGKRPQMAQIAARLSDEIWITSDNPRGEDPAQILREIRAGIPEMPADRVHEDLDRAKAIGHIIRAARPGDVVLIAGKGHEDYQEIQGEKRPFSDVAIAADVLKG, encoded by the coding sequence ATGAATTTGCTGTCGCTAGTGGGAGTGCTGAAGGATCCGAAAAACCGCGTGGGCGCCGCTTCCACGGCTCCGGGAACCGAGGGACTTTGTTTTTGGGCGGCCCCTTCCGCCGAGGCTCTGCAAGCCGAGGTCGCGCACGTCACCGCCGACTCGCGTGACGTGAAAATCGTCGACGCCATCCACTTCGGCGCGCCGACCGGCGCCCCCGGCGAGCGCGGCGGCCGGAGCGTCTTTGTGGCGGTGCGTGGAACCAAGGTCGATGGGCACGACTACCTGGCGCAAGTTTTGGCGTCGGGCGCGGCGGCGGCGGTTGTCGCGGAAGAATCGCGCGTCCAAGAGCTCGTGCGTTCTGGAAAACTGCAAATCAGCCCCGCCGATCCGCCGGTCGTGCTGGTGCCCGACACGCGCTTGGCGTTGGATGTGCTCGCGCGGCGTTTGTTCTACGACCCCAGTCACCGGCTTCTCTGCTTCGGTGTGACGGGGACAAATGGCAAAACCAGTAGCGTCTACCTTTTGGAGCATTTACTCACGTTCGCGAAGATGCCAACCGGAGTTCTTGGCACGATCAACCACCACCTCGGTGAAAAAGTTTGGGAAAGCACGCACACCACGCCCGATCCCGTGCGCTTACAGTCGCGCCTGAACGAAATGAAAGAGCTGGGCGCGCAGGCGATCGCGATGGAGGTTTCGAGCCACGCGCTGGATCAGCATCGCGCGGACGGCGTGCAGTTCAACATCGTTTTGTTCACAAATCTGACCCGTGACCACCTCGACTATCACCAAACCGAAGAGGCGTATTTCAAGGCGAAAGAGCGTTTGTTCACCGAGCTTCTGTGGTCGTCGCAGAAGGTGCCTTTGTTCGCGGTGGTGAACACGGACGATGCGTGGGGCCGGCGTTTGCGGATCAGCGGTCGGGCGGGGCTTTTCACGATCGGGCAGAACAAAGATGCCGATTTCCGATTCGAGGTGCTCGCGCAGGATTTCGCCGGACAGCGATTCATGCTGCATACTCCGTTGGGTGATTTCGAGGGCGAACTGCCGCTGATCGGCAAACACAACTTGTACAACGCCGTTGGCGCGATCGCCGCCGTGACTGCGGCGGGGCTCTCGCCCGATCGGTCTTTGCTGGCGTTGAAAAACTTCGGTGGCATCCCGGGGCGTTTGCAGCGTGTGCCGGACCGTTTGGATCGTTATATTTTCGTCGACTACGCGCACACGCCCGACGCGCTCGAAAACGTTCTGCGGACGCTCAATGAGATTCGAGCATCCCTTCAGAAAGGTGCTGGCGCGTCTTCGGAGCACCCGCCGCGCATCCTGACGCTCTTCGGTTGTGGCGGTGACCGTGACAAAGGGAAGCGTCCGCAGATGGCGCAGATCGCGGCGCGCTTGAGTGACGAGATCTGGATCACCTCGGATAATCCGCGCGGCGAAGATCCCGCGCAGATCTTGCGCGAGATCCGTGCGGGCATTCCGGAGATGCCGGCGGACAGGGTGCATGAAGACCTCGATCGCGCCAAGGCCATCGGTCACATCATTCGCGCGGCCCGTCCCGGCGATGTCGTTTTGATCGCGGGCAAAGGTCATGAAGATTACCAAGAGATTCAGGGCGAGAAACGCCCCTTTTCGGACGTGGCCATCGCTGCGGACGTGTTGAAAGGATAA
- a CDS encoding serine esterase, with translation MNQRYGRFKYVEEWVSPNPAESGEMFDNPDLTVFLFHGYGADCEDLRSLAEVIRPGARTHFIFPNGPLSVPIGPGWSGSAWWPIDFSRFERPDDLSWTEAMPAELPKLREELLGWISRVEPDWNKVVIGGFSQGSMLSLDLFLNAPKIPRGLVLLSSALINKAEWTEKAKARAQDGAPRFFQSHGQRDQVLPFKVASQLETLLIQAGWKGSLFSFPGAHEIPMNVIERVNQYLKSL, from the coding sequence ATGAATCAACGTTACGGCCGCTTCAAATACGTCGAAGAATGGGTGTCTCCGAATCCCGCAGAATCGGGCGAAATGTTCGACAATCCCGATCTGACGGTTTTCCTGTTTCACGGCTACGGCGCCGACTGCGAAGATTTGCGCTCACTGGCCGAAGTCATTCGACCCGGCGCACGCACGCACTTCATTTTCCCGAATGGCCCGCTGTCCGTCCCGATTGGTCCCGGCTGGTCGGGATCGGCGTGGTGGCCGATCGATTTCTCGCGCTTCGAACGTCCCGACGATCTCTCGTGGACCGAAGCCATGCCCGCGGAACTGCCGAAACTGCGCGAAGAACTTCTGGGCTGGATTTCGCGCGTCGAGCCGGATTGGAACAAGGTCGTCATCGGCGGCTTCAGCCAAGGCTCGATGCTCTCACTCGATTTGTTCTTGAACGCGCCGAAAATACCGCGCGGCCTCGTGCTCCTTTCCAGCGCTTTGATCAATAAAGCCGAGTGGACCGAAAAAGCGAAAGCGCGCGCGCAAGACGGCGCGCCCCGGTTCTTCCAAAGCCACGGGCAACGGGATCAAGTGCTGCCGTTCAAAGTCGCTTCCCAGCTCGAGACCCTGCTCATCCAAGCGGGCTGGAAGGGATCGCTCTTCAGTTTCCCCGGTGCGCACGAGATTCCGATGAACGTCATCGAGCGCGTAAATCAGTACCTCAAGTCTTTGTAA
- the rsmH gene encoding 16S rRNA (cytosine(1402)-N(4))-methyltransferase RsmH: MSAEIPSEIHIPVMLQEIIDAFAPLKERGEPLRYFDGTLGRGGHLRAILENMPQVRAVGLDQDPSAIKFVENALAPEIAQGRLTLVRGTFHEFDPATLGEFDMMLLDLGVSSPQLDQPQRGFSFYYDGPLDMRMNPDAGPTAADFVNTWSDAELYKVFKEYGEIFKPSRVVNEIVRARKEKPFTSTFDLSKLIERVEGWRRKGFHPATPYFMALRILVNNELQGLEDNLPRLLTGLRPGGRLAVLTFHSLEDRIVKNILRGATEIGRPVNKKVIVPTREEELRNPRSRSAKLRVFERQMAESHLLERQDGVTDAADLAMDRKGPTRVE; encoded by the coding sequence ATGTCCGCTGAAATCCCCTCGGAAATCCACATTCCTGTCATGCTCCAAGAGATCATCGACGCCTTCGCGCCGTTGAAAGAGCGGGGTGAACCCTTACGCTATTTTGATGGGACTCTCGGACGGGGCGGGCATTTGCGGGCGATCCTCGAGAACATGCCGCAAGTTCGTGCCGTCGGTCTCGACCAGGACCCCTCGGCGATCAAATTCGTCGAAAATGCGCTCGCCCCTGAAATCGCGCAAGGGCGGCTGACGCTGGTGCGCGGAACCTTCCACGAGTTCGATCCGGCAACGCTCGGGGAGTTCGACATGATGCTGCTCGATCTGGGCGTCAGTTCACCGCAACTCGATCAGCCGCAGCGCGGATTCAGCTTCTATTACGATGGTCCGCTCGACATGAGAATGAATCCGGACGCGGGTCCCACGGCGGCCGATTTCGTAAATACGTGGAGCGATGCCGAGCTGTACAAGGTGTTCAAGGAATACGGAGAGATTTTCAAACCTTCGCGCGTCGTGAACGAAATCGTGCGTGCGCGCAAAGAGAAGCCTTTCACCTCGACTTTCGACCTGTCGAAGCTGATCGAGCGGGTGGAAGGTTGGCGACGCAAGGGATTTCATCCGGCGACGCCCTACTTCATGGCGCTGCGGATTCTCGTGAACAACGAACTTCAGGGTTTGGAAGACAATCTACCTCGACTTTTAACCGGCTTAAGGCCGGGTGGGCGCTTGGCGGTATTAACCTTCCATTCGCTCGAGGATAGAATCGTAAAGAATATTCTAAGGGGAGCCACCGAGATTGGCCGGCCGGTGAACAAAAAAGTCATCGTCCCGACGCGCGAAGAGGAACTTCGCAATCCCCGGTCGCGCAGTGCGAAGTTGCGCGTCTTTGAACGGCAGATGGCCGAAAGCCATTTGCTTGAACGCCAGGATGGAGTCACGGATGCCGCGGATTTGGCAATGGATCGAAAAGGCCCAACTCGAGTGGAATGA